GCGGTTTTGTGCTTTCTGAGAAGCATGAAGTGCGGAGGGAGTGCTTTTCTTGCTTGCGCGCTATGCAGATTTTGCGTATATTTGCCCGACCTTTTCATAGCTGAACGGGAGCAGAGCAGACTCCTGTGGCGAAGGCATACTACGGAGGAGCTATGGAAGCGACGCGCAAGACCCTGCCGCCAAACGCCTATCGTCCCCTCAATGAGGGCGAGGTGTATGTGCCCTATGTGCCGCCTTCTCAGGCCCCCGCAGAGGCCAGTGGGCGGGCAATCTTCTGGGGCCTGCTCATGGCGGCCGTGTTCACGGCCGCTGCTGCCTACCTCGGTCTGAAGATTGGCCAGGTCTTCGAAGCCGCGATCCCGATTGCCATCCTGGCAGTAGGACTGGCCGGACTCTACGCTCGGCGGAACACCATCCTCGAGAACGTGATCATCCAGTCCATCGGCGCCGCCTCGGGGGTGATCGTAGCGGGGGCGATATTCACCATCCCCGCCCTTTACATCCTCAAGCTGCAGGCCAACTTTTTCCAGATCTTCCTCGCCTCTCTTTTCGGCGGATTCTTGGGCATCCTCTTCTTGATTCCGTTGCGTCGCTACTTTGTGGCGGAGCAGCATGGCCATCTCCCGTTCCCCGAGGCCACGGCTACAACTGAAGTCCTTGTCACCGGGGAAACCGGTGGAGCGCAGGCGGTCGTCTTGCTGATTTCTGCGGCGGTGGGCGGTATCTACGACTTCTTGATCGCCACATTTGGCATGTGGGCGGAGGTGATCTCCACGCGGTTGGTGCCGTGGGGCGCTGCACTCGCCGACAAGGCAAAGTTGGTGCTCAAGCTCAACGCCGGTGCGGCAGTCATGGGTTTGGGCTACATCATCGGCTTGCGCTATGCCACGATCATCTGCGCCGGGAGCTTCGTGTCCTGGCTGGTGCTCATTCCAGTCACCTGGTTCTTCGGGCAGCACCTGGGCGTCACCCTTCCGCCTGGCAGCGTGCCCATCGGTCAGATGTCTGCCGAGCAGATTTTCACCTCTTACATCCGCCACATCGGCATCGGCGGGATCGCCTGCGCGGGTATCATCGGCATCGTCAAGAACATCAAGATCATTGCCCAAGCTTTTACGGTGGGCTTCAAGGAGATTTTTGCGGGGAAGGCGGCCAGCACCGGCGGCACAGTCAGCAGGACTGACCGCGACATCCCCATGTCCGTGCTCCTCGTCCTCATCGGCCTGGTCACGGTGTGCATTCTCCTTTTCTTCCGCGCCTGGGTGGTAACGAGCTGGCTCCATGCGGTGGCGGCGTTGCTTCTGGCGCTGGTCATCGCTTTTCTCTTCACCACGGTGGCTGCACGGGCCACGGCCATTGTGGGTGTCAACCCGGTCTCCGGCATGACGCTCATGACTTTGATTGTGAGCAGCATCATACTGGTCAAGTTGGGGCTTTCGGGAACGAGCGGCATGTTGTCGGCGCTGATCATTGGCACCGTTGTCTGCACGGCACTCTCCATGGCTGGGGGGTTCATCACCGACCTAAAGATCGGCTACTGGATCGGTTCCACGCCCTTCAACCAGGAACGGCTCAAGTTTCTCGGAGCGCTGGTCGCCTCCTTGGCTGTCGGCGGCGTGGTGCTGCTCCTCAACAAAGTGTACGGCTTTGTACCTTCTGAGGAGCATCCCTCGCCGATGGCCGCCCCCCAGGCCAACGCGATGGCCGCAGTCCTCAACGTTCTTTTCACGAGCTCTCAGGTGCCGTGGGGCTTGTACGGCGCAGGGGTCTTCATGGCGCTCACGCTGGAGATGATCGGCGTGCCACCTCTCGCTTTTGCCTTGGGCATGTATTTGCCCATCGAGCTTAACACCCCGCTCATCGTAGGAGGGCTGATTGCTCACTGGGTGTCGCATCGCAGCAAGGACGAGGCCCTCAACAGTGCCCGACGCGAGAAAGGGACGCTTATTGCTTCGGGTTTCATCGCCGGCGGCTCCATCATGGGGGTGGTGAGTGCCTTCCTCGCGCTTGTGGCGGGCGACAGACTGCACATTGGCCTTGCTGAGACCACGATCGGCAACTGGCATGTGGGGATGATGGTAAGCCTCGTGGCTTTCCTCGGGCTCTGCATATTTCTCTACCGTTACGCCATGAGCGCACGAGGACAGGGGTAGGAAGAGCTCTTGCCGACGAGGGGAAAAGGGCAGAGGGCAGGAGCAACAACTCCTGCCCTTTGTGCACTACGCCCTTGTTCTGGGTCAGAACCGGTCCGCCAGCCTGGTAGTTTCCATGGCCTGCACGACTCCAGCCAGCACGCGCCGCACCGTCTTGTTGACATCGTGCTTGGCCCGGCGGCGCAGGAGCGGCAAGGCCTGCGGATCGCCGATCTTGCACAGAGCTACGGCGGCGGTAATGCGCGCCGCATAGTCGAGGTCGTGCTCGACCATCCACATCAGCCGGGGCACCGCCGCGCGGCACTGCATGTCCCCAAGCAGCTGGGCAGCGCTGGTGCGCACCCCACGGTTGCCATCGCTCAGGCAGGCAATCAGGTAGCGCTCGTACTCTCCATTCGGCGCCGTGGCTTTCGCCGGAAAGACGCCAGAGAGGGTAACGATGGCGCTGAGCAGCACAATGGTCACCGCCTTCATCGCATGGGCCTCCTCGATTTGTTCACCATTCCACCGAGCCCATGTTCAATTCCCATGCCATGGCGGGCGAAAGGCGCTTCATGGCCTTCTTTTCGATGGCGCTGTAACTATTTGTGAACTCAAGGGATGGCAAAGCGCAGAAGAACGGGCTTTGCTGCTCGGAAGGGGTAACTGTGTGGGCCCCAGTGAAGTGGTACAAATCCCCCATCTCCGCGGCACGCATCGTACCACTCACGGCGGAGTGGCGCGGTACTTGTCCAACTTTTCACGCAGCGTCTTGCGGGCAATGCCCAGGATGCGGGCCGCTTGCGACTTGTTATGCCCCACGGCCCGCATCACCTGCTCGATGTAGCGCCGCTCCAGTTGCTCGAGGGTCAGCTGCTCGCTCTCTGCCACCAGGGCTTTGCCCTCCACGGGAGAAAAAGGCACCAGGTGAAAGGTCAGATAGGGTCCGCGTTCCAGAATCACGGCCCGTTCGATAAGGTTCTGGAGCTCCCTGACATTGCCGGGGTAGTCGTAGGCAACCAGCCTTTGCAGCGCACGGGGATCAATGCCTCTGAGGGGCTTCTGGTACCTCTTGGCAAAGCGCCTCACAAAGAAATCGGCCAACAGGGGGATATCCTCCCGGCGCTCGCGGAGGGGAGGGAGTGCAACCTCCACTACGTTGATCCGATAGTAGAGATCTTCGCGGAATTTGCCTGCGCGAATCTCCTGACGCAAGTCGCGATTGGTGGCAGCGATCAGCCGCACGTCAACTTGCAACGTGTCGTTCCCGCCCACTCGCTGAAAAGTCCCCAATTCGATGACCCGCAGGAGTTTGGCCTGCACGGCGAGGCTCATGTCGCC
The sequence above is drawn from the Calditrichota bacterium genome and encodes:
- a CDS encoding oligopeptide transporter, OPT family gives rise to the protein MEATRKTLPPNAYRPLNEGEVYVPYVPPSQAPAEASGRAIFWGLLMAAVFTAAAAYLGLKIGQVFEAAIPIAILAVGLAGLYARRNTILENVIIQSIGAASGVIVAGAIFTIPALYILKLQANFFQIFLASLFGGFLGILFLIPLRRYFVAEQHGHLPFPEATATTEVLVTGETGGAQAVVLLISAAVGGIYDFLIATFGMWAEVISTRLVPWGAALADKAKLVLKLNAGAAVMGLGYIIGLRYATIICAGSFVSWLVLIPVTWFFGQHLGVTLPPGSVPIGQMSAEQIFTSYIRHIGIGGIACAGIIGIVKNIKIIAQAFTVGFKEIFAGKAASTGGTVSRTDRDIPMSVLLVLIGLVTVCILLFFRAWVVTSWLHAVAALLLALVIAFLFTTVAARATAIVGVNPVSGMTLMTLIVSSIILVKLGLSGTSGMLSALIIGTVVCTALSMAGGFITDLKIGYWIGSTPFNQERLKFLGALVASLAVGGVVLLLNKVYGFVPSEEHPSPMAAPQANAMAAVLNVLFTSSQVPWGLYGAGVFMALTLEMIGVPPLAFALGMYLPIELNTPLIVGGLIAHWVSHRSKDEALNSARREKGTLIASGFIAGGSIMGVVSAFLALVAGDRLHIGLAETTIGNWHVGMMVSLVAFLGLCIFLYRYAMSARGQG
- a CDS encoding HEAT repeat domain-containing protein, giving the protein MKAVTIVLLSAIVTLSGVFPAKATAPNGEYERYLIACLSDGNRGVRTSAAQLLGDMQCRAAVPRLMWMVEHDLDYAARITAAVALCKIGDPQALPLLRRRAKHDVNKTVRRVLAGVVQAMETTRLADRF